The Panicum virgatum strain AP13 chromosome 6K, P.virgatum_v5, whole genome shotgun sequence nucleotide sequence GGGATTAATGGTATAAACTTACATGTAGATAATACTTGCTTAataaaacttgattaattaaaagtgCTTATCGTAGTTAAACCATGTCAGTTATTCCTTGTTTCAGCCTTGCATGTAATATATAGATGTTTTCTAGCCACTtattgagtaccaaccataaccataagtgtactcatccTTGCATAACGCTGTTCAGACCAACATAACGACTGCCCGGAGTACCCAGAAGACTTCGAAGATTTCTAagcgtatgtctcccagtcgactGCCTGTGCTAGAGGATTCCACTGTTACTCTGAGATGCTATTTATTCACTTAAGTTTAAGACATTCGGTTAtgtaataaagtctttaatactctctttcGTTTTGCCATTGTTATGATATTCGCTTTATTGTCTATcgtatgtgtgtaaactgatcctggcgcacatatgagaatGCATTCGGTTTCCTTCATgaaccgggtgtgacagttACCTACATTCTTCCATAGTTGATTGTGTTTGGATCTTGGTTCCTTTTTTTTACCTTGATGAGAAGGATGTGTATGTCGGGGATTGAATATTGGGAGGATGTACAACGTGAATTTGATGTGTTATAGAGGTTATGGCAATAGTACTTGAATCCGATTCAAATTCTATATTTATTACTTCACCGTATATTGATTTCTTTATGATTGAATATACGAGACAGGGTCGGTCTAGGACTTGAGCAAAAGCTTTGATGGACGTGAGAATATACTAAAACAATGGAGTCCCACTCTAATAACAATAGGAAATATGAAAATTTTATACAATATAGATTTTTATTTGATATGAATTTTTTATATGATATGAATTTATAGAATAATATAAaccattagatcttcataaaatccaacggtgcaaattcttctctttttctaattaacgtgagaatttctagaccctctcgacgaacgtggtggcttcttttaatactattgtattaagataataaCTTGAAGCTTTGAACCATGCGCAATATCGAAAATAGGAAGTCCGGAACCATCATCTTCAGGGGGTGATTTGCATGGAACATATTGTTGTTGCCGGCCAGCAGGCTTCTAATCTTAGCAGGAAGCAGGCCCGTCTCCACCAATGCCGCTTGCCTGCGTTAGTTTGTGTCCGGAACATCCTTGAACCCAAGCTGATCAGTACGTGTTGTCGTGTCGATGTGAAGACCCAATCTAAGCTAGCAAGATTTATGAAGCGGACCAACGCATACTTCTGTCGAATAGTACTGCTCAGTCTTTGCCTTTGACCACGTCTCCGTACGTGTGGTGTGCAGGGAGCCTTTCGATTACTCGACTAAGGTATGACCAAGATTTTGATCGGATCATCATGATTGCTTCTCTCGACCTCCCTGCCATGGTTCTGTGTGCCAAATCAAATTGTTTGTAGAGAAATACCTTCTAATTCCTAGTTTCTTTTTTACTTTCGAATTTAAACATATTATTTGTCGTATTCAGCACGGACTTTTCGGGTTGATCTAGaccattagatcttcataaaatccaacggttcaaatccttctcttttttagattaatgtgagaatttatagaccctctcggcgaacgtggtgacttcttttaacactattgtattaagataatagatagatggTAGGAGTAAAACATTTACCTTGAGATAAATTTACTCCAAATCATTCAAACAGGGCCTTTGAAACATGGTGAAATTGGCATTGGGAACTATACTATTTTCGAAACTTAGAGGGTTCATTTTATTTAACTTCATCCAATGATGCCCATCACAATTAAAAGCTATGTCTAACCTATGGAACCGTGAAATTAAATCATACATAGGAGTCCGTATCTCATTTATCAACTAATAGTTTTTAAATGACATGGTACTTTTTGAAAGGTTACAATATTTTTTTCCAGAGAATAGACTAATGTGTTGCCGGTTTTGGCGGTTACTTCGGCTGTAGCTGCACTCACGGAACGAAAAATTGAGCTGCAACAGAGCATGCACTTCGCAGGCTATTCTGTCAGTGAGCAGTCGCTTTCTTCCATTTCGTTTGGAAACCCAAAGTCGagataacttttttttttcccaaaaagCCAGAGGTGACGAACGGGATGGAAGTGGTCCGGACGGCGCATAGCTATGCGCCGGTTCTGTACCAGCATTGTATCAAGTTGTGTTCTGATTCTGAATGTaaaccaagaacaagaagatcgGATCATTCAGAGGCCGACCGAAAACTTGCCTGAATGTAAACTTGCCGCATCCGTGGCCGCAGCATGAATCCAGCAGCTAACTCCCCGGCGGCTGGATACACCGACGGGGCCATGCACGCATGCGATGGGAAGCTACCACCTCTATTCACCAAAGAATGCAATTCTCACTTTTGATAAGTCAAACAGTTTGAACTTTAATTAAAGTTATATAGAAAAAGTACTGCGATGGAAGGTGCGTTTGCGTAGTGAAGAACAAAACAAATTGATGAAGATGGAGGGACAAGTCAGGGCGTGGATGGAGGAGTTCTTGGTGAAGCTAAGAAGCCGACCGCCAGATGAAGTTTTTTTGTAGTGTGGCTCTCCGAAGTTTTCTTGTTTTAGAGCTTATCTACTTGTTTTCTCGAGTCTGTCTTGCAAAACTGGAATCCCCATTGAATTCATGTACCTTTATATGCTTTCTATAAAAGCCGGGGAGTCTCCCTGTTtctaaaaaatatagaaaaagtaCTAACATGCATCATACAAAATGAGTTCAATTAGTTatagaatatattttcataatgaatttatttaaaaatataaatactGATACTATTTAatataaatttaatcaaatttgaACTAATTTGACCGGCACGGGTCATATAATTGTATAATTTTGTGGACGAAGGAAGTAGCGGCTAGGAGGGTCCATTTGGCTCACCGGTGAGTGAGACTGATCTGGCCAAAGGCAGcggtcgccgcgcgccgccacgtCGCTAGCTAGCTTGCTCGCGGGGCCCGGCAAatcagcggcggtggcgcgggcacGACCGCACACGTAGCGGCGTGGCATCGGCGTTCGGTACGGGGCCGGGCCGGCCTTGGTGCACGGAGCACGGTCGAGCTAGCGCTCGACGCGCGGCCCCGGACCACGCTACCAGCCGAGTCGCTGGTACATGCTTGGAATTGAAGACGGGAGAACCCGCGAGCGGCGAGTCCAGTTCCAGATCGGATCCCACATCCCAGGCTCCCCCAGTCCCCCGGCTGTCTCGTCCTTCggccagcgagcagcccagcccagcacAGTAGTACAGTACTGCGTGCACTGAACAGCTGCTGCATGCTTCGTCCCCTCGACACTCGCAAGGTGTGAGGCAGTAGGTAATCGAAGGTGATCAGGTTTTGACTGGATACTCGGATACTGCAAGCGATGGTGTATGACAAAAATACTTCGAAACAAATAGCATGATTAGCATGATGGCTTGTGAAGTTGTGGTTTCGGCCTCTTTTAGCTTGTCGTGTTTGCTCGCTTGCGTGATTCTTTCCATATTTGGCATAATGGATCTGGACCATGGGAAACTGAAAGAAACGTCTTGCCCCCACGTCTCATCCGCCCTAGGATGGTGATCGATATGGCAGCGGTGGCATTGAGCTAGCGCGCGTGCTAGGTGTTAAAAATTCATCCTCCCTATTGGATTCGTGATGCCAATTAgacctctctttttttcaggGCGATACCaattagaaatttttttgaagggCGATACCAATTAGACTTGGATCTACAGGACTCGAGGATTTAAAAGCGGCAATTAGACACACAATTTGGTGCTCCCTCTCCTGGtcattttcatttttctctttttacGGGCCGTGCTCCCTTTCGGTTTCCATAGGCCAAAAGGGTCGTCTTTCTCTTTTAAAAGGGCCATCTTTTCTCAGACCACGGTGTATGGGCCTCAGAATCTACGCGGCACTAGATCTTGAAAACTCTGAGCCACAGCAACTCTTTGTACTAGGGTCCATATAATGAGAAAATTGTCGATTTGACACCAGAAAAAAAGAATTTTACCTATTTGACACCCAATCTTCAATTCTTACCTATATATCCCCAAATCCATTTTTCTTTGCCAATTTGACACCACCGTGATCTACTGTTAGCCATCACCGTTAGAATCCTAGGTGGCCCACAAGTAAGTCTCTCTTCCTTTCTCCTCTCTCTGTTGGATCCCGGTTCACAAACACCAGTGGCTCATCCCAGTTCCCATGCCCGTCCATTGTGGCCGCCCACCCCCGTCGCCCTCGCAGTCACGCCCGACCCCTGCCGCCCTCCCCATGGCCACCCGCACCCACCTCAGTGCCCAGCTCCGCTCTCGGCGGCCACTGACTGTCGCCCAACTCCGAGGTCACCGCTCGGTCAAGGGCCCCGATCGCGACGCCCCTCGCCGCTGATGGCCACGGCGCAGGAGCTACCTCCTCcactgttggcgcctaccagcgTCACCACCGAGAAACAGCGATGACGTCCGCAGATGCCAATtagggtggcaggtatttcatgaaccacgaataaatccgcaagcgcacggaataccgctgtagcattttacccgggagtataccaaggtgtcatttatatttccgcaaggaaggcggtgaatgaagagatatagactagttaatgaactttatctagattgaatATTCTCTtacataaacaggggtaagatatataacgtagtaggaggtagtgtgacataCACACAACTACCCTCAAgataaataaagaaagaaagatgCTATAGGCCGGGAGAAAGACataagttagagctcgagtcaactgtgctatgctagctatatctatgttaaatcgtcagagattaaactatacacaatagggagaccgctatcgaagtaacgagagaagcccgtacaccccggcggctttatgcacctcctatcCCCCATACCAAACGTGGAGGAATagtagggctcgaacagggttgtcaccacctgccggctatctctacaaactgtgggtatagttgtCATCCAGCAATTCTTatctaatctagacaccatgtctacactagtaagcgatactctatcatcccgcgcggagcccccaccctccgaacGGACAGAGCAAACATATGAATACTgaagcagttgatagagttctaaagccgatatgttaaccatcgcaagcacagggcgatcatgcaatgcaagcattgaataataacgcaaccagatcaagaagtatatatccgataactcagaacatacttcgagcagatatcggtaaccatagtctaattctattacaaacgaccgaatattataagagagaactagagatgaacccataccagaactcctgAGCAACTCCGATGACTCGATGACTACTAAACTTCTCCTAAACATCACTaggcctaaagactatgcaagatgaacTTGAGAAGAGGTGAGTGTGatgtgtgtgttctaatctctaccccccttgtatttatagaagGGAGCCACGACCTCTACCTCCTGGAACCGCCATAGGGAGCCAATCAGGTGCTTCCACATCGAAGgagtaaggcggtggggcccatgggccggtcggccgaccagggtggtcggccggcctgccagtggcaccaaccgcccccaCTCTTCTTCtgttgggcttgtctgggcctcccCTTGTCTGAACAATGAGGTAGAGCCTGTCTTGAATGACTTTGCTTTGGTTTTTCGGCTACATTTGGTCCATTTGAGTCTAAATCAGTGctatgatattttctgtgattttatgtcgggctaaagtgtgcttgcaacttgtatattagctcaaaaacacaacttgtatTTTTTAGAAGGTGAACtatggtttagggactttattgaataaagatgcgtgtaagaaatgcaaactctcatgattttctgatcaagttgacgcctggaaatggtcattagtgagcgtcaacatccGCCTGCCCCTCAACGACGGTGGCGACAGACAAGAGGCACCTCCTTCTGAGCCCAGCGGCCCTGAGTCGGTGCGCGGCAACGTCAAGCGCGTGCGGGGTCGGGGCGGGCGCGGCTCCCCCGTTGGCCCAGAATAGGAAGAGCCACGGCGTGCAGCGCAGGCGGCGGGAGGCACGGGTAGGGGCATCGCCCGGGTATGTCGTGGCGTCGGTGGTCGCGGCCCGCCGCGCcgagaggaggagcaggagcagcgcGGAGGAGATGAGGGTGGCGAggagcctgctgctgctgcgcgcggCCGTCGCCATGGAGGAATCGATCTGGGAGGGCTGGACAGCGGCGAATTTGGGGCAGCAGAGGAGCTCGGCCGCTAAGGAGGGAAGAGCGAGAGGATGAGCACGACGGCCTCTGGGCAACATTTATTCGAATCCACTCATGAAATCAAACTAGCGACGCCCCCGTCAGCCCCGAACAGGAAGAGTGTAGCGAAAAtaggcctctcatgccatattcaatataatattttggtgattgatatagacaacacaacacttggactaatatgattattaagatgaccattctcaggcttttagattcaagtgatgacaaagagaagataggcgtagctaggcccgaagggccgcccctacggtggttccgcaaaactgtactcatcggtgcaatggaacCAGAAAGCTGAGACTAGGGTtttgcaccggatgaaccggcgatgCCTGAAGACAACTCGTCGGTGCAATGATTTGAAGTGAAGACTGACCcagaggcaccggttaaaccgacgataaagaaaaagtgagcgtcggtgcagttgtccagagactccatttctcggggggtttctgagcttgcactcaccggttaaaccgacgttagttttgagagcgtcggtcgattgatcaagtagccgttggagcagtaacggctaagttgctgggaaaatacattcaccggttaaatcgGTGATGACAAGAactgagcgtcggtttaaccggcgttaagggatttcgtcagccttttcccaacggctagttttggatgtgtggctatatatatacccccaaggccgggtcatttgagagtgctggagactaaggaagcatactacacttgaagaacatctccaaccaccatagagcttcattgtacatcatataggcttaagcacacttgtgagagtgcttagtgcttgtaatagggattagatcttgcgagagctcccttgagagaagtcttgctgcggcaagcaatccttgtgatccgtcgtgtgaccctccgactttgtgtggagtggcaacaacactttgtgcgggggaagaggagaccccctccttggtggagaagctccgtagttgATTTCGGcagggtgaccgagagagacggtggcggtgcacgagactcggtgtcttgtgggcacttgacTTTGCTTGctggcatcgccttggtggcgtagtgcaagacggtgatcggaaagaacctcggtgtcccgtggacgtagacGTTTgtaccgaaccacgttacatgatcgtgtctactcgggagtttgcatccctcttgcacttacctctttacttaccttattacgtttccgcatttactttatcttgcgtgcctttattttcttagctagtttgtttaggattggctataagttgcaagtattttgggggtaagtagagagtagtaaagataaaccttagtcataactagcatgtatatgacgtgttaggtttatcttatgcaagtagtttgagccctaggttaaaaagcgattagcgactctattcaccccctccccctctagggtcggacaccccggtgaccCTTACAAAGAGCCACGGCGTGCGACGCGGGGCcaggtcgcggcggcgcatccGTAGGAACTGTGGGGCGGCGGTGCGGTCCCTCCAGTGGCGACACACGCAGCGCTAGAAGTGTAGGCAGCGGCAGCCGGCGCAACACCATCTCCATGATGTCGTCCGGGAGCACCGCCAGGGATGGAGCGGTGGGCCCTTCTTCCAAGAGAAGCCCATTGGGGCGGGGCGGCGTTGCCGGGGTCGTCGCCCGGGGCACACCGGTacgggggtgcggcggcggggtccaCCTCATCGCAGGCGCATATGCGGTAGGCGTTGGGTCCACCACCTAGGTGTCAAAATGGTAAAGACAAATAGATTTGGGGACATATATGTAAGAAATGAAGATTGGGTGTCAAATAGATAAAGTTTATTTTTTCTGGTATTAAATTGGCAATTTTCTCCCatataatctcaaaaaaaaaactagggtCCATATCCCAATTTGGACCGGGAGCGGTATCGGCCCAAGCCCAAGAACGCCATTAATTTCCATTTCTGCCGTCACGTCCACCGGATCGGAATCCAGTCACGCGAATTCCCTGACCGGTCGTCGTCGTCCCATCCGGCTCCGGCGACCTCCTGCCCcctgctcctccaccgccgccgcccgcgggtcCAGCCGAGATGGGGAGCACCTCCTCGATGCTCACCCAGTACGACATCGAGGAGGTCCAGGACCACTGCAACCACGCCTGTGAGTCTGCTAGCTCTGGCTCCTGGCCCCCTTCTCCGATCTGGGTCTGGTCTGGTCTAATCTAATCTGATCTGATGCTTCGCGGCGACTGGCGCTAGTCTCGCAGCAGGAGATCGTGTCCCTGTACCAGCGCTTCTGCCAGCTCGACCgcaacggcggcggcttcgTCTCGGCCGACGAATTCATGTCCGTCCCCGAGTTCGCGGTCAATCTCCTCTCCCAGGTGCGCCCGCCTCCCACCTCtgaactcatcccacgtcaggcCACTCTCCTCCATTTCAGCAATATCCTTGGTTTTGCCAAGTATGCTAGGGGCTACAAAGCACGCTACATTGAGGGTTTTGGATGGTGCAAGGGAGTTGTGTGATCGAGGAAGTGTTGTTCCCTGATAGATTATTATTGAAGGTTGCTTTGTTTCTATCAGAGGCTCCTGAGGATGCTGGATGGGCTCAACTTCAAGGAGTTTGTGGCGTTTTTATCTGCGTTTAGCCCCCGCACAAGCCTGCAGCAAAAGATTGAATGTCGGTATCAGGTTCTTAAAATTTCCCATTAGCTTTATGTCCATATGTAGTGTGGATGTTCTCTCAGTAAAATCTGTTTTATGTCGGATTATGCTATTTTCTGTCTGTAGTTATTTTCAAGGTTTATGACACTGACTGCAATGGGAAGGTTgcatttgatgacatcttgaGCATCTTGCGAGATCTGACGGGTTCGTTTATGACAGAGCAACAGAGACAGGTTTGTGCTCTGGATTTCTTGTGCCTTCTTATGTATCACACGTTGTAGCAGAAAAAGTCTGGACCATTGCAGCAAAATAATTAATAATCTTCACTTGATTCCACTTGCTGCTTGAATGACTGGGCATGCCACATGCTTTTCACATGTTGCTTTTGCTTTAAGGGGCCACACCCTTTGGGTGTGTCCATCTGAACTCTTGATTTTGTACAAAAATAGCATTCTTAATGCTGGTGTCTACTTTTTAGTCATGATATTGGTGGGTGCACTTCTTGCAATGGTATGAAGTGCTAGTCTGCTAGATAGTTTTACCTGAGAAGTTATCTTGCCAAAACATAATGTCTTTACAAGGAGTTCATCCACAGATTATCTTTGTCTTTTTCCCAAGGAAAAGGCACTGTTTTATCATTCATAATTGCCACCATTTGGCAGATTATGTAGTATCCTGGAGGCCTACATTAGGTTTGAAAATGTTTATTGTTTTACCAATTTGCTGATAGTTATTTGAGGATATTTTGGTCACTATGATTTTGGGCTATCACTCCAcctcttctccctctgctgTACTCCTTTCTGGATGTACTTATCTGAAAACACATCTTGTGCATTACAGAAAGTCTTGACTCATGTGTTAGAAGAAGCTGGCTACACAAAAGATTCACATTTCACTGTCCCAGACTTC carries:
- the LOC120712489 gene encoding calcineurin subunit B-like isoform X2; the encoded protein is MGSTSSMLTQYDIEEVQDHCNHAFSQQEIVSLYQRFCQLDRNGGGFVSADEFMSVPEFAVNLLSQRLLRMLDGLNFKEFVAFLSAFSPRTSLQQKIEFIFKVYDTDCNGKVAFDDILSILRDLTGSFMTEQQRQKVLTHVLEEAGYTKDSHFTVPDFMKILGNSELKMEVEVPID